A part of Maridesulfovibrio hydrothermalis AM13 = DSM 14728 genomic DNA contains:
- a CDS encoding IS66 family transposase zinc-finger binding domain-containing protein has translation MPENFAREEIIHDIPAEEKICACGCRLTRIYEVISEKLDIVPQKITVKQHIRPKHACVAVKT, from the coding sequence ATCCCTGAAAATTTCGCCCGCGAAGAAATTATCCATGACATTCCCGCTGAAGAAAAAATCTGTGCCTGTGGCTGTCGACTGACCAGAATTTATGAGGTTATAAGCGAAAAACTAGATATAGTCCCTCAAAAAATCACAGTTAAACAGCATATCCGACCCAAACATGCCTGCGTAGCTGTGAAGACATAG